One Cellulomonas soli DNA window includes the following coding sequences:
- a CDS encoding TetR/AcrR family transcriptional regulator encodes MNRLPVAERREQLIEAALTVASRDGIDAATVRAVAAQAGVSLGVVHYCFQDKAELMRAMAHAITGQNAASGLTDLPEDADAGTVIEVVLGGLWEGISAHRGAQLLSYELTTSSLRHGDLAQVAKEQYTGSWAAAEQALELIERTAGITWALPRTELARVVVALVDGYTLAWLVDGDDAAAREGLHGFGGYLASLTRPAPAAVPVHPAAPADVPAPGAALDPAAVTAADA; translated from the coding sequence ATGAACCGCCTGCCGGTGGCCGAACGACGCGAACAGCTCATCGAGGCGGCACTGACCGTCGCCAGCCGGGACGGCATCGACGCCGCCACCGTGCGCGCCGTGGCAGCACAGGCAGGGGTGTCGCTCGGCGTCGTGCACTACTGCTTCCAGGACAAGGCCGAGCTCATGCGGGCCATGGCGCACGCGATCACCGGGCAGAACGCCGCGAGCGGGTTGACCGACCTGCCCGAGGACGCCGATGCCGGCACGGTCATCGAGGTCGTCCTGGGCGGCCTCTGGGAGGGCATCAGCGCCCACCGCGGCGCCCAGCTGCTCAGCTACGAGCTCACCACCTCCTCGCTGCGCCACGGCGACCTCGCCCAGGTGGCCAAGGAGCAGTACACCGGCAGCTGGGCGGCCGCCGAGCAGGCGCTCGAGCTCATCGAACGCACGGCCGGGATCACCTGGGCGCTGCCCCGCACCGAGCTGGCCCGCGTGGTCGTCGCGCTCGTCGACGGGTACACGCTGGCCTGGCTCGTGGACGGGGACGACGCGGCCGCACGCGAGGGGCTGCACGGTTTCGGCGGATACCTGGCGAGCCTGACCCGTCCCGCACCCGCAGCCGTGCCCGTGCACCCGGCCGCCCCGGCAGACGTCCCTGCGCCGGGTGCCGCGCTCGACCCGGCCGCGGTCACCGCTGCGGACGCCTGA